GGGATCGGCGAACTGCTGCACCTCGCCCTGGTGCATGACGGCGATCCGCGTCGCCATCGTCATCGCCTCGATCTGGTCATGGGTGACGTAGACGATGGTCGCGCCGATGCGCTGATGCAGCCGCTTGATCTCCATCCGCATCTCGACGCGCAGCTTGGCATCGAGATTGGAGAGCGGCTCGTCGAACAGGAACAGCAGGGGGTCGCGCACCAGTGCGCGCCCCATCGCCACGCGCTGGCGTTGGCCGCCGGACAGTTGCGACGGCTTGCGGCCGAGCAGCGGCTCGATCTGCAACAGGCGCGCGACATTGGCCAGCGCCTTCTCCTGCTCTGCCCGCGAGACGTGGCGGCATTCCATGCCGAACGTGATGTTCTGGCGCACCGTCATCGACGGATAGAGCGCGTATGACTGGAACACCATGGCGATGTCGCGGTCCTTCGGCGGAACGTCGTTGACGATCCGGCCGCCGATTTCGATCGTCCCCGCGCTGGGGCGATCGAGCCCGGCCACGATATTGAGCAGCGTTGACTTGCCGCAGCCGGATGGCCCGACCAGCACGGTGAACTCACCGCTCTCGATGTCGAGATCGATCCCCTTCAGCACCTCCAGATTGGCGTAGCGCTTCGACAGGGCGCGAATGCTCAAAGCTGCCATGACGTCTCCATTATTTCACGGCGCCGGCGGTCAGGCCGCGTACGAAGTATTTGCCACCGATCAGATAGATCAACAGGGTGGGCAGGGCAGCGATCACGACCGCGGCGCTTTGCACGCCATGCTGCGGGATATCGGCGACCGCGGCTGA
This region of Bradyrhizobium sp. CCGUVB1N3 genomic DNA includes:
- a CDS encoding ABC transporter ATP-binding protein; the encoded protein is MAALSIRALSKRYANLEVLKGIDLDIESGEFTVLVGPSGCGKSTLLNIVAGLDRPSAGTIEIGGRIVNDVPPKDRDIAMVFQSYALYPSMTVRQNITFGMECRHVSRAEQEKALANVARLLQIEPLLGRKPSQLSGGQRQRVAMGRALVRDPLLFLFDEPLSNLDAKLRVEMRMEIKRLHQRIGATIVYVTHDQIEAMTMATRIAVMHQGEVQQFADPDTVYRYPANLFVARFMGSPPMNTMKARLEAEDGGPVVVIGAGRPDEARLRLQGYDAAASFVGRDIVVGIRPECIAEGSRGFSNGAGAPVVVNAPVEMVEPTGAETIVLLRLGGESALARIAPDIRPVPGERAAFALDTRRICLFDPETERLIA